ACTTGATTCGGCATCATCATCGACCCAATTCCTTCTTTTAAGAGCttttaaataaattttattttgatacttcagGCATCATAACTAATGTCAAAGTCATTTCTGGCAAGTTTACAAAGTTTTGCAAATTTGTTCATTTCTAACTTGGCGTAGACTAAATTCTGTGATGGCTGCCGACATTTTTTTGCATTAGAGCTGAAAGTTTAGCGAGTTCAAGGTTGGTGTTCGCCTCCCCAATATtgcgagagaaaaaaatggtcACAAACATTTATACCCAGTTGACCTATTTCTTGTGATGTAGTCCATCAAGCTGGAAAGGAAGTTTTCTTAAAGAGACTCCTTGTCCTGAATGTGAAGTAGCTCATTATGCCCTACTTGATGGCCAGACACTGTACTCAAATGCAGAGACATAACAAAAGAGATATTGTACAAATATCGTTCAACTTACAGTCATCAAAAGGGCTATCCGTCGATGATGGGATGGGGACCCCGGTCATGGATTCAATTCTAATCTTGTTGGCTTCTTTCTCAGCCACAGCCAACTGGCCTTTTGCAAACTTCAGGATGTTTTCCATTGAGAATCTGTTGATCATGTACACAGGTTtctataaaaaaaaacaatatttaaGACTAACTGACTGAAATAAATTAGGTTTTTAAGTTTTTGCTAATGCCGAGCGCCATTGAAAATCATGTTGCTTTCTTAATCAAGACGTAGGCCTATGTGTGCACTAAGTGCTGACTTCACCTCAAACAATGTCAAACTTGAACTACATGTGTGAGTGTTTTTAATTTAATCATGTTGGACTGACCCGTGTTTTTTCAGGTGTCAACAACAATTTTGTATCAAGTTTTATGGACAAAATAACATAACTAGCtaacctttccataaagtttgAGTGCAAAAACTGGTGGTTTGTACGCATCACGGTTGTGTTCAAAGCGGTCCACAGTATTAACAAGGTTTCTGTTAagaaaaaaagaatgaaatacaaGAGATAAGAGAGGGCTGCATGTATAATGTATCAGTGTTTTTGTATGAACATGTATTATagaaacatgtattttttaAGATGTCATAAGGTTGCTTATTCAAAAGAAAATAATCGTCCTATAAACTTAAGGATTTGTTTTCAGGTTGATCAGGTTGAAAAATTAAGTCTTAATAAAGGCTAATTGACtaaaaatataataatattgccAGCAATCAATTTACAATAGATGGAAGTCTGCAACACTTGATTCAAATTGTACTCACACGTCTATTGTGACGACCCCAACCGTTCCAAAGTACTGATTGCCAAGTTTTTCAGCAGTCTCCATGACTTCAACCTTAGACTGTTCATTATACATCAAGAAAGCCATGTGAATCTCTTGATTCTCATAGACAGCCACATCACCATCACCAGGTATGTCAAACTAGAAGAGAACACAGGCACTTCGTTATTGATGTACAGGAGATGCAAAGTTAGGGGAataaagttcagtaaatcatgGCAATCAAGATGACGTATTCTAAgattttttttggcaaattcGAAAACCGTCCCCAAGCTCTCAACAAATCTTATAGAATGCAAGTATGGCATTATCCTACAGAAACAATTGTAGGCAGctgaaatatatatttcttaCAAGAATGTACACTTGACAATTTGAATTGTTTCACGTTTCACAAAGCTGAAACAGAAGCATTTTCTCTGCTACAAGTATATCTGAAAGGGCGTGCACTCACCATAATGGGGTTCATAAGTAGCTTGAGATACCTAGCCACATTGGTTATGTCCATGACTCCATTATATTTGTAACTGGGACACGTATTTCCCTCCTTCTCGTCTTTACACTTGATAAACCACATGTCAGCATTTTTCTTCTTGATTGACTCATCTGCATCTCTGTAACAGTGtatcaaagatacatgtatattttaaaaCTTGGAGTTTATAGTAAGATATTATCCTGTACCACACTAACTTTTTGGCTCAaaatgcagtggacaaaaaaAACCAGCATAATTTCCTTCAGGCAATCAGTAGAAGCCTATGACGGCAGAACAATCTCTCCATTTAAGGTTTGTGATTTGGTGCCAAACTTGTCTTCTAGAACAAACCTCtgtaatcgggacacctctcagTCCTCAACTGATATGTAATGACTGTCTGACAATGTAAGGGGATTCTGTCCTTTGGCTATGTAAAGAATGAAATCAAAAGACAGTCGTTGCAGTTTTTCTCTTGATTCGACAGACTTTTTTCTCTTAAACAATTCATGATACTCACACAAGTCCCATCACGCCATCCACCTCTGTAGTAATTGCAAATGTGTAGTCTTTAGCATAGGCAAATGCCGACTCCAGAAATATTCTGTGTTCTGAAAGTTCAAAGATAAAAGATATGGATAATATTTGTTCAatgtttgtatacatgtacatgtagcactaattttcacaaaatcaaCGGACAACAGAAGCACCTTATACTGTATAATCTTATGTATAATTGTATTGCCCCAAAATGCTGCACATTGTTCTCCAGCCTAATCCAGAACTAGGAGAACATAAAGGTAAAAGCAACTTTTAAACTTAAACTCTCTATTTGTTACATTGACATTCTCACAGTACTATTTACCATATGTTCCCATAGCTTTCTGGAAAGAGAAGAGAATGTTCCTCTTGCCCACGTTGCCTTCCATGAGAGCCTGCCTGTCTGCAATTGTCTGGAGAATCATCACTTCTTTGAGCATGAGGAGCCTGAAAGGTATAGGTTTTCATGACAGAGACTCTCAGGATAGTCATTTCtagtaattttcattttttgatgagGTAGATGACCACATGATTGAAAAATTATTGCTTGTGATCAAAGGAGGCTCTGATACAGGCATGTGGTGTTTAAAAATATTGGCATTAAAAACTACACCAAAAATCTGGTCACAACTTGTCATAAAATCGCTATCGCTGGCATTCCCTTATCTTGATAAACGCAGACCTACTGAAGAACACCCAAGTTATCAAATTGTTGACTTTGAACTTGTTTTGAAGTGTTCAAGAACCAGGCCCTGATTGCCTTCAACAAAACACCAACTACAAGGCCAGCTGCCACAAAATTGGAGACACTTGGCTCTCATTTCAGTACTATCAAAGTCCACTTtcactttttttaaataaaaaataattttgcatCGTATTCAATACTGGTCTTGACTTAGTGGTTCATTATTCTAGGTTAGTAAGTACTTACTGAAGAAGGTTTGCCACAATTGAATCCAAGTCAAACATGGTCTCAAGGCCAAGCTGGACCAGTTGTTTTCCTTTTCTGGAAAACAAAACGAGCACAGCTGATTTGGGACAAAATGTACTGCTCCCCTCGAGTGCCTATTGCCCTCCAGGACCAAAAATTACATAAAACAATGCAGTATCAATTCAAATATAAAGTAGGTCTTGTTTTTGCACTCAGGCGTTTCAGTGAATTCGCACTAAATTACACACATGCCTTAAAAAGTGCCTTCCTCATTCCTAGAATACAAAATAGGTCAATTCACCGGTACAGTAATTTTGTTATCATTCGAAATGGAAAACCCCACAACAAGGATGTAGATCACCTTTCGTTGGAATGAAAAACAACTAATCATACAGTTCAAGGACAGCCAgagaaaaaaaaccccaaaataAAGAGCATCGTTGCCAATGCTGGAACCTACAGTAGTTACACTAATCTAAGATGCAATTGAATATTCTATcccattcaaaatgttcaatttggagAGAAAATGGTTTGCTGACACCAAGTTGTGTGGTGGCCGTATGACGCCATTTTCCatcttggcctttgtttcgatTTTGTAGTAATTatcaaattgttttgtttttagatTGCTGAAACTAGAATGTCATTTTATTCAGCAAAAACCATTCACGTTGTTGTTATAGCACGATTGCTCATTCATAAATTTTACCAGATGTGATAGGTCTTTGTCACTATTATCAGTGTGAATCAATTAGAGTGGCCACTTATCTGAAGGGCCACCATTAGAAGGAAACAGGTGGTAGGAAATACATTACTACGGTGCTCTTCTACATGCAATGTTTGAATAGTCATTAAAGGAAGGAATCAACTGAATCTACTACTAACAATTTTCtgcaaaaaaacacacaaaaattaTGACTGGTTTCAACATATACTGCACCTTTATTTATGTTACTGGGAGTATCATCATCTTGCTTTATAAAATTGCTGATTTTTAACACAAATTGTCTCAAGAGGGCAGATCTTTCCAACTACCAACTATAATATAAAAGCAATCTGGATCAGTGGGTCACCCAGATTGCCAACTACAGCAGCAATACAGTGTAAAAAAAACTTACTtgaaaacataaacattttcTACAGAACTTCTTTCTGCACATTTATCAAGCATGGGATTCACCTCACAGTCCACCTGAAACCGCAACAGATCAAAATAAACCTCATTATAAAAacatctcaaacatgtcaaaggaaaTATAAGAAGCAACTCGCAATATACCATTTTAGGACAAAACCCCACACCCCTGTGTCAAGTGGACCAATTGATTGGTTTGATATCTATAATTTGCTCTAGATAAGGCAACATGGTGTGACAATCTACTAAGTATGTACATAGCATAGCACCCAGTTACCATGCCAACACCAAGATAATGCATTAACCCAGCATGCGGCAGGAGATGCCTGATCCATACTTGTCAGGCATTACAAAGTTATCTCCCATCTGGAGAGTTGCATACCCGGCGCCTTGTCGCTATAGTCCTATCATAAGGACAAATATAATGTTACATGAAGATAACAACAACTTTATCTGCTAGAAGTTATATAATATTTTCATCTGCTAGATGTTATATAATATTTTCTATGCAACTTATCAGAGTGAAGGTTCCTTCATACTGGTAATCATTATGCAAAGAGTTTTCATAGACTCATTTTCACTGCACTCAACATTAACAGCTTTATGCAATGAGAAGATTCACCCTTTTGGCTTCAACCTACTGTACTTTATGAATTTATACTCACAACAGCAATATTGACATTGAACTTCACAAGAAAAGCTGCAGCAAGATCATACTCCTTGAAGAAGCCCTTCAGATTTGGCTGCCCATGTGCTGAAGATGATAAAGAAAAGTATCATGActacaatatgtgacccgttctagcaaagcCAGTCGCATGTCGGcttgtcgcacataagatgagcctataGACACCAGGAGATGGAAGAAAGCGATgtcctcagatttcacaaaaggcagacaacagttaAATGAGcaaacagtccatctcaacctgccaagctcagagcgacatgcgactggttttgctggatgGGGTCACATTACACTGTGCAGTGGCTGGGCTGTCAAACTGGTTTAAAGGATTAGGCCCGGGACCCCAATCTCTGGGTCGGGAGGGCCGCATGCGCGTTCCACCTTCCTCGGGGAAAGGCTAAGGGGTCCTTATAGGGCTCTCAACTTATCAGATTTCAGAGTAAGGGATTGATCATGCTTTTGGGTATGGGTAATCATGGTAAACCATGTATTGATATTCCCTTTACAAACATGCATTGGCGCATGCatgccatagtacattttaatcttcttctccttcctaCCTTTTTTATAAAAATACACGCATCTTACGATCGATGAGTTGATATATGAAGCATAATTCTCTTGTGGTATGATGTCTACTTTATCAAATCGATAATAACTGCTTAATAAACCATTTACGGTCGTAAAAAGTACAATAAAAGCGAAGAAATGTGACACTGACATCGCGCTTGCTCGACAAATCTGTCAGAACTCTCAGATTTGGAAAACCCCTcagtgtaaaaatagtttgacgtcataaggctagccaaccaatcaggccattgtttcgtcaaccaatcattttcgtcATAGGCacctcaggtctcactagccagtgcaatggccgggcctacctggctccacaaatggtgcgacgtcatttcatgcatacccctgttcaagtgactgtcgaccttgcagtatatcactctcacacataaacctatacatttctgaatagcttgtcgcttttGGAATACATCCGACCagatttcattgttatcaagtaattcagtcatgagaacatgggggcagcacaatacatgagacaccctgtacatcgatgaaaattttgaaaatttcaccttgccgccttataacttgacaattaacatggatggtgaaataatatttttataaacttctacttatcaccttgagaaagccaaataataacaattttaaattttgataccaaaatagggtgccgttgcggcttttctttgagcattttgaccgcgaagtctcaccttgagaacatgtgcactctgacaggaaccagtccatatgtcaacatccgattgagctatgaatagcatgcgaggcctggtcactgcggacgtgcacagaagaagctgatattttcctcaaataatcgtcagagctacctcttcacaaaatacccaggacaccgacatttcactagccagtggtgatcaggtcaacattggtcgcccctaaaaaaaagttcttcaatctcaggcgattaccatggatacagataagcctatcatatcgctattgctcaTTGCTgtatgttcaaatgtcggtgtcctgggtattttgtgaagaggtagctctgacgattatttgaggaaaatatcagcttctccTGTGCACGTACGTGCCCCTAGGACCCCCTTCACACATCCCACACGGGGTAATCCCTTTTTTAAATCTGAAGCtgtgcgcattcgtatttcccgcgtagaACTCATGAGCtgatggtggcgtcacctactATTAGAACAACCCCGACATCCCTCAATCAGTGTACATGgaagatgtaacaaatcgccacGTTGTCGGCATGAAAACTGAAAGAAAGCATATCACCAAAAAACATAAATAACTGATAATAAATCGTTCCAAGCTTAGTTAAATTACATAGTTATGCAGTCTCTTCCAAGATCATAAGACGATGAAGACGGTATCGAGTTGAACGAATGCGATTGAGTGCAGAAACGTTGTCAAACTGAAATTTGTCTGTTGTGTTGTTTTTGCTCACCACACGTGTCGTGCACCGGACCGGTGCCAGTGGACGTCGTCGACAGTCGGTCATCAGTGGTGACACTACTACTctactgtcactgtcacttgCCACTGCACTTGCACTGACACTGCTCTCATACCGGTGAGTATAGCGGAATCACTAGACTAGTCACTAGAGACGGTAGGCCTACCAATTGGCATCTCTTGTAATATTGTACTCGGTAGCACACAGGCCTAATGCTAATGCAAATCATCAtcatatgaaattgaaatgtacTCCGTACCATCCACTGGCACACCCTACTGAAAGAAATTTACCCTTGGGTTGGCTAGGATACTATACCCTGTAAGTTATTTTTAGGGTATTCAGATAGTATTCTAAGGTAAATGAGGGGGTAATGTAGGGCTCCCACTTCCAGGCACTTTCGTAGTGTCGATGATTATGGGGTAGATAGAAGTGGGAAAAGCGTCTCATACTATTGAGTCGTACTGATATCCTAGTCCACTGACTATATCCGTGTACAGATACACGGTGTAACACGGTGAATATCCATACTCCTACTCTAAGCACTCCTCAACCCCATCGACAGTGCCTCGAAGTGCCCATGTGATCATGTCATAGAAAACTAGCACAACTATACTGTCCATGTCCGTGGGTGGAGACGCCCCCCCCCCAGCCCCTATCTTTCTGACACATTTTGGTCCGACTCATTTTGCCTATTATTAGTATTGCAGTAAAGCCAGGGCCAGGGGACAAGAGAAAGATAAAACAAGGggaatatcatgatattgaacCCTCTTTCCTAGGTTTTATTTATGGGGGATAATTGGAATGGGAAACATAGATATTCTTTTGCAAATCAACCAGAAGGTCTTTAGTTTTTATGTTTTCCCCCAATTGCCAATTTGAGTATTTTCTGCTACAGCATAGACTGCCATCTCTTTTGCTGGTAAACCTACCAAGTCAGCATGGGTCTTTCAACTCTGCTGGAtggtctgaaagaaaatccataTTTCGGTGCTGGATTTGGTCTGGTTGGTGTCGGAGCTGGATTGGCAGTGCTCAGGAAGGGGAGCCAGGTTGGAATGGTTCTGTTTCGTCGTCATTGTATGATCACAATGGAGGTCCCAAGCAAGGATAAAAGCTACCATTGGCTTCTTCAATGGATCAGTACGCACGGGACAAGGACACAACATTTAAGTGTAGAGACGACGTTTCAGCAAACTGATTCAGGGAAAATAAAAACCCAATTTGACTTCGTGCCTAGCCCTGGTACACACTTTTTCCAATACAAAAGAAACTTTATTCGTGTGGAAAGAAATAGAGAAAAAACGATGATGAACTTGCATTCTGGGATACCTTGGGAAACTGTGACATTGACCGCTTTGGGTCGTGACAGATCCatcttttttgaaattttggagAAGGCTCGGACTACAGCCCTGCAAAAGCAGGAAGGTTACACCGTGATGTACACTGCAATGGGTGCTGAATGGCGTCCATTTGGTTATCCTAGGAAGAAGAGACCACTGACGTCTGTTGTGCTTGATAGGGGATTGAGTGACAGTATACTGGGTGATATAAAGGAGTTCATTGGTAATCCACAGTGGTACAGTCAGAGGGGTATTCCCTATAGGCGTGGTTATCTGCTGTATGGACCCCCTGGCTGTGGAAAGAGTAGCTTCATTACAGCTCTGGCAGGTTCGTTATTGAATCTTTATTCTTACTTAAATcctaaaatatatatttcagtAACATAAACAGTCGACAACATGCTCTCATCTGGCAAAGGAATCATCCCTAGCCCACTTCTGAACAAATTCGTATTAGTCTCTGCGCTGTGGCTGTCACCCTGGTTGGGCGTTGTTTACCTAAGAAGTGGTGGAATGGTCGGGTTATGGAATTTTTGAGTACTAAGTCGCATTTGAAAAATATCCGATCATATCAAACTATTTTCAGGGGAACTGGACTACAGTATCTGTGTGCTCAACTTGAGTGAAAGAGGTCTGAGTGATGATCGTCTGAATCATCTGTTGAGTGTTGCGCCACAGCAGAGTATTATCCTATTAGAAGATATTGATGCTGCGTTCATGAGCAGGGACCTGGCTGCAGAAAGTGAGTAGGAGAGGTTTTATGAGTGATATAGAGAGGTGCCACCATTTATTTCTACTAGAGAAAGTGTTTTCTTTACATCCAAGGGAAGTGTAAAGGAGATGCAGAGCATTATGACAGCTTAAGTTTGCGTCATCTACAATGAGGATACATCAAGTGATGTTTTTTTTGCATTATCTTGGAGGTAAATAGTCTTTGTCAATGTTTCAGATCCCACGGTTTATCAAGGCATGGGTCGACTAACGTTCAGTGGCTTGCTAAATGCGCTAGATGGTGTGGCATCCTCCGAGGGAAGGGTGGTTTTCATGACAACAAACTACTTAGAAAGGTGAGAAAAGGATGAAACACTATTGGTTTCTATTCAGGTTAGCCAAGGAATGTTGTTGTGTCTTCTGAAAGACTGAACAGATGATCATGCAACAAAGACAGTTCTTCATCTTATATTCTGTATCCTATTCAAAAAGATTATTGGTGAATGCCTAACCTGGACTGTCAACGCAGGTCTGGCTGTATAACCTGTATGATCCTTACTCAAGTTGTTATCATCTTGGTTGTCCTCTTTCTCTTCGGTGGTTTATTTCTCGATTTCTGAGAAACAAAGTGTTCACATCACCAAATTTTGCATCATTCAAAGTATTGTAGAAGGTCTAATATAATGAAAAGGTCTTCCTCTTTTATCATTAATTTTTATGCCAGTTTGTTTTTGTGTTGCAGACTTGATCCTGCTTTGATACGCCCTGGCCGTGTGGATATGAAAGAACTTATCAACTATGCCACCACCTACCAACTACAGCAGATGTTTTTAAGATTTTACCCAGAACAATCTCAAGAACGAGCTGCGGTGTTCTCCAAATCTGTCTTTGCACTTTCGAAAAATGTTAGTCTGGCCCAAGTGCAAGGATTCTTCATGTTTTATAAGGATGACCCACAGGGTGTTATAGATAATGCACAGAAGGTTATCGAAGTTTGATGAATGCTGTTTTTTGACAATAGAAATTCAGGTTTTTTTATTCCATACTGATGCTGATAACCTTTAGAATGACTTAATGTTGCAAGTATTCATTGTTCCCCACGTTGAAATGTCACTCCTATGAGTCTTCTAAGAACAGAACATGACTCGGAATATCAACAAATCGAACGGAGTATATATTTTCTAGTTTCTCAAGCTTAACATAGATGGCAGTACTTTAACTATACTGTGTTCCGTGAAAAATGGTTTGCAAACATCTACATAATTCTTAGTCAGGCTGCATGGATACTACATTCCTCCCCATTTTGGTCAAAAGCTACTGTTGCATTCAGTCCAAAATATTCAACCTCAATATTAGTAAAATTGTCCAACACAATTCAAATGTAAGTCCAACAAATATAAGTCCAACAATAAAATTACCTAAATCCAAGATTCAAGGATTCTGCACTATTTGTCACAATTATTTTCCTCTGAGCTTAGCATAGTAAATAGGGCAGCGATCCGCCTACACCCTATGTTTAAGTATTTAACTGATTGCGCTTCATTTAAACACTAATGATTAGACTAAAATTTGACTAGGACAAGGCCAGCGATCCGCCTGCACCCAAATCCGAATACTACACTAGTATTATTTTTCAGGCTAAGCTCAGATCTACACAATGAAATCACATCCAATCGAATTAACAATGTCCTTCATTGAATCAGTTAACAGACATAGTCCTCGAGATGCTTTGGTCGTTAACGTTCTCGAGCTGGCAGTTTCCGCGGTGTGGCGCTACGACGATCGGTTGTATTCGTAGGTTGCTGGTTGACGTTTTCAGCGCCCGATGATTGAGATGTAGTGGCACTGCGATGAGATGTCGTTGGTTGTCTCGTTTCATGTTCAGTGCCCGACGAATCATTCGTATCTGCGTTTGATTCGACGTCATGGAGGTTTTCTCCTGCATTTGGAGACGAATTAGCGGAATCTGGAGACGAATCATTCATCTCTCGTAACATCTCCTCTCGCCCATCGGTATCAGCATCCGGTATTGCGTTGTACTCGATTAGACGATGTCTGGCTGATTGTTCTGTTCGATGGCGTTGGCTAGTTTAAAATGGCTGGAATCTCTGTAGATTTCTTTCCCGTCGGACGTTCTTCTGGCGGCAATACTGGATCCATCGATTCTAAAGATAATGTAGAATGCAGGTTCGTATGCCGTTGACCATTTATTACGTTTTTGCTGCTTCACCAATACGTAATCTCCCACGACGAAACTGTGTCTTCTCGTGTTGCGTTTGTTGACTGACGTTGGATTTTCTCCTTATAGGCCCTGTCTGTCTCCGCTATTGGATCGTCTTCAGGTTGTACTGGCTCAATGTAGTCAAGTTTCGTGCGGACGTCCCGGTTCATCATGGCTTGATATGGTGACACACCGATCCCTGGATGTGGCGTGGATCGATATGCTACCAGCATATTCTGTATGGCTTGTTCTCTGTCTGCTCCCGATAAATTTTGTAGATGGCAGATCTGCTCGATCTTGTTAAGCATCTTCATGAAACTTTCTGCCTCGCCATTAGCCCTCGCATGGAGTGGTGTCACTTTATGGTGATCGAAACCTTCTTCCTCCGCAAATTGTCGAAAAGCTTCTGACGTGAAGGGCGGTCCATTATCGGAATCTAACTGCCGTGGCACTCCGTGTGTGGCAAACATCTTACGCAGCTTCTCGATGGTAGGTTTAGCACTTGTTGATGCAACCTTCTCAGCTTCAGGGTATCTTGACCTCTTGTCGATGACAACCAGATTATAGTGACCGTCTGGGTATGGTCCACCAAAATCAGTAGCTACCGCTTCCCATGGCTTCTTGGGTATCTCTGTCATCTTTACAGGTTCCTGGCGATGTGACTTGGTTGTAACCTGGCGTTCCATACACTGGCCGATTATCTGCTCTGTAATGGCGTTCATATGTGGAAACCAGTACTTGGCTCTCAGCATCTGTTTTGTTTTGGTCATCCCCAGGTGTCCCATAGAGTGTGCTGTGTTGACAATCTTCCTCTGTAGGCTTGTTGGCATGACTATCTGGTCCGATTTGAAGATTAGATCTTCTGC
Above is a window of Lineus longissimus chromosome 3, tnLinLong1.2, whole genome shotgun sequence DNA encoding:
- the LOC135485105 gene encoding mitochondrial chaperone BCS1-like, with amino-acid sequence MGLSTLLDGLKENPYFGAGFGLVGVGAGLAVLRKGSQVGMVLFRRHCMITMEVPSKDKSYHWLLQWISTHGTRTQHLSVETTFQQTDSGKIKTQFDFVPSPGTHFFQYKRNFIRVERNREKTMMNLHSGIPWETVTLTALGRDRSIFFEILEKARTTALQKQEGYTVMYTAMGAEWRPFGYPRKKRPLTSVVLDRGLSDSILGDIKEFIGNPQWYSQRGIPYRRGYLLYGPPGCGKSSFITALAGELDYSICVLNLSERGLSDDRLNHLLSVAPQQSIILLEDIDAAFMSRDLAAENPTVYQGMGRLTFSGLLNALDGVASSEGRVVFMTTNYLERLDPALIRPGRVDMKELINYATTYQLQQMFLRFYPEQSQERAAVFSKSVFALSKNVSLAQVQGFFMFYKDDPQGVIDNAQKVIEV
- the LOC135484858 gene encoding uncharacterized protein K02A2.6-like, with translation MGKEQIPNLPVRSAKVRIVTAHKPLLPLFNKATAKLPPRIERWVMDMQDVEFELEYQPGKDEQDPLDFLSRHPLPTTGNDNTEKTVKYTITAQHAVVIDRIKEETRKDSQLQKLKDVIRTSSWDKYRQDPMLQPFYHVRDELFEAEDLIFKSDQIVMPTSLQRKIVNTAHSMGHLGMTKTKQMLRAKYWFPHMNAITEQIIGQCMERQVTTKSHRQEPVKMTEIPKKPWEAVATDFGGPYPDGHYNLVVIDKRSRYPEAEKVASTSAKPTIEKLRKMFATHGVPRQLDSDNGPPFTSEAFRQFAEEEGFDHHKVTPLHARANGEAESFMKMLNKIEQICHLQNLSGADREQAIQNMLVAYRSTPHPGIGVSPYQAMMNRDVRTKLDYIEPVQPEDDPIAETDRAYKEKIQQQSARHRLIEYNAIPDADTDGREEMLREMNDSSPDSANSSPNAGENLHDVESNADTNDSSGTEHETRQPTTSHRSATTSQSSGAENVNQQPTNTTDRRSATPRKLPARER